Genomic DNA from Panthera leo isolate Ple1 chromosome A1, P.leo_Ple1_pat1.1, whole genome shotgun sequence:
GTACTGAATTGGCAGTGGTCTAacccttcctccccgccccctactctacagctgtgtgaccttgtggaagttctttccctctctggtcctcagaTTCCGTATCTCTGAGATAGTAATTCCTATTTCTCAAGTTCTGttgaggtttaattttttttaatgtttatttattatggagagacagagagacagagcatgagcacaggaggggcagagagaggaggaggcacagaattggaagcaggctccaggctccgagctgtcagtacagagcccaacgcggggctcaaacccacaaaccatgaaatcacgacctgagccgaagctggacgcccaactgactgagccacccaggcacccctcaagttccTTTAAGCTTTAAAAGGCTATGGTTTTTCTCATTCCTGTTCCCCACTTCCTGCCCAACTGTCCCCAGAATATTTTAATACCCAATCTCCAAAGTTGTTGTCATGGTGTATTGCCTATTctgttagaaataaaatgaagcatttgcttatttttaactaGGACAAACCCAGTACTTAGTGAGCATAGACTCAGactcatttctttccttgttctgTTGGCAGCTAACTTTTTATTCTGTCATCATGGTGAATAGTGCGTGTCTAATAATACTTAAACCaatacaaaaactttaaaataaaaaaatctaacttttggctcaggttaagTGGTCAATTACAGATCTGCACTGATAGTTTATAGACACTAGATGGCGATACAATTGCaccaaataataaacatttccttGATTGGTCCAGCATTAAAATCCCAATGATTGAGGCCAGAACAGGTTAATACattagttaaaagaaaaaagtcaaatataatcAGGTGTTGGAGTGTTAGCTAACACTCTGAATGTGTTCAGTAACCTGATACTTATTGAAAGAACAGATtgttaaactagaaattaatttatCCTGCTGTTGAGTCTATCTTTAAGCTACTTCTCAGGGCAAGAGTTGGCAATAACACATGATCCCTTAAAATGTATCTAATTCAtacttttatctccatttttggttttcatttttttaaagtagcaattATTTGGGATGGAGTTTGCCTCACATATATTATTCATAGATGAAATGCTATATTCTGATTAGGAGTGTAAGTCCTAAGACACTggcattttaaaggagaaatggcCGACTTACTGTAAGCTATTGGCTGGGCCATTATTGACTGGCGGGATCGACTGGAAGCACTTTGTTAGTGGATTAGGTTGCCCTGGAAATGCCTTCCTGAAACTATAATGATGCACTTAAGGAAGCCCTCTGGGACCTGAGTAAAATGTCTCTTAGCCGGGAGTGTCTTCCCCTGAAGTCCTCTTGGGATGAGTTGGGAGCGGGCTGGGGACGTCCGAAGAGATGCTTAGTAAAGAAACAGCCCCAGAAAAAGGTTGCAGGTAACAATTTCTATCAGGTAAGCGAAGATAATGACTTACTGATGTAAACTGTGGGCTTTCTGAGGGTATCAGTGCCTCATGCATGCTTTGGAAAGAGCATGGATAATTCCAGAgagattgtatttatttattcatgctgggcaggtgtgtgtgtggggggggggggagagggatggagaagagggaaaaaaagagggcaTCTGAATGAGGACATGGTTTAATCCcctttgattttaaagaaaagccaCTTTGTACCTTGATTATTGGGGTTCATTtggtgtggtttttttctttaaaaaaaaaaaaaagcttttagagGGGAAATTTGTCCTTCAGCAAAAATTCAGTGCATGTGCAGATTTGTTTGTGGATTTCCAAATGCATAATCACTTGTGTTTATGTCACCGCTGGGTTGGGGGGCTTATTTCTGGGGAATGGTGGTGGCGGTGGAGGTGTAAAGgcgggaagaaaaggaaaagcgaAGGCCCTTGCAAACTCCAGACTCGCGGACAGGACGCCCAGGGAAGTGGTTGCGCGGCGGCGCCGCGGCGCCGCGTCCCCGCGTCCCCGCCCCAAGCCCCAAGCCTGGAGCTCGGGAGTCGCGTGCTGTGGCCAGTGCGCAGCGTCCCCGTGCAGTCCTGGCGACCTGTCACCGAGGACGACGTGACTCGGAGCTTCCTCCGCTTTCTCCAAGCCCTATTCCTTTAAGATGATGTAATAGTCATTTCCCTGGATGGTATCTTGCCTGCACTGCTGAAACAACAGCATCCGAACTGCACTGGGAACTGTGGAACCACCCAGCTCCGCCGCCAGCCGGAGAAGCCCGAGCTTGAGCCCCCCGCGGCCCCTCAGCGCTGCGGCGGCCCGGCCGAGCGGCTCGCGGCGGTTCCCAGCGCCTCCCACCTGCCTGCGAACATGGGAGTCCCTTTGCCCTTGCCTGGCAGGTGGGGTGGCTACCTGGGACCCCAGCAAGGCatatctctctttctgtttctgggctttctgaaAGGCTTCTAAGTCCCAGTACCTTTTGcaactcttcttttgttttaaggatTCTTTCTAAAGgttctcccccaccttcccccccccccctccccactggagAAGCTTTGTCTGGATATTTTTCTCTGCCTCGCTTCTTCAACCCAACCACCTCTCATCACGCTTTAACTTTTTTGTGACTTGTTTCAACTTGGGATTGGGAGTGAATACatacctatatacatacatacagatatacatttatataaatatttatatatatatataaaaatattattttctaagagCACATCTCTCCTGCACTTTTCATTGATACCTCTATCCTTTACCTCTTCGGGATTTGACAAGCTCCAGATGGTGGCTGTGGATTCTGACTGCTTTGCAAATGGGTATTTCTTCACAGGAGCTGGGTTTTCAGCACTAAGGTAAGTTCTGAGACTTCTTGCTTTTCCTGATCAGCAGGGAGGAAAAATCCCCTTTTAGAAGTTGAAAATCTTGTATCCCTTTTTAAGgcagaaatacaaatagaaaGATTTTTAATGATGATTGCTGGGGACAGAGGCATATGAATAAACATGTAGACACAAAATAGCTTGTGAGAAGCCATGATTTAGTTGAATGGCTGAAATCAGTAGTTCCAGGGCTGCTTATGTCAAATaatctctccctcactccctcccttcctccctcccttattccctccctccctctccctccctctcctctctccagcgGTGTCTCTTTTTCTGACTCATGCTGGGTTtgaggaaataattttctctcttttccttcagacGGACCTCTGAGTAACTGGGGACTTGGCCTGCCTTGCCTACTGAGCTTGGGGCAGATGCTCCACATCTGAGCTTGGGGCAGATCGGATGGAGATGAGTTGATTATATTCTATGAAGTAATAGCTCACCACCAGCCAGGGTTTAAACTACTTTTGCAGCATCACTTCACCTGTGGACTCTTCTAAATTTTGCTTGCTTGGGGAAAAAACTGGGGTAAGAGAGAAGGTCATTTTTAAGAAGTTAACATCCTTCTCCCTCTTTGACAAGTTGATGCAAAGGATAAGGCTGTGACTCCATTGGATTGCGCCTTCAAATCAAAATAGGAGAAGCAAAAGAAGACAGGGACAATGGCTTTGAGTGGAAACTGTAGTCGTTATTATCCTCGAGAACAAGGGGCTGCAGTTCCCAACTCCTTCCCTGAGGTCGTGGAGCTGAATGTTGGCGGTCAAGTTTATTTCACCCGCCATTCCACATTAATAAGCATCCCTCATTCCTTCCTGTGGAAAATGTTTTCCCCAAAGAGAGACACGGCTAACGATCTAGCCAAGGACTCCAAAGGAAGGTTTTTCATTGACAGAGACggattcttgttccgttatattctGGACTATCTCAGGGACAGGCAGGTGGTCCTGCCTGATCACTTTCCAGAAAGGGGAAGACTGAAAAGGGAAGCTGAGTATTTCCAGCTCCCAGACTTGGTCAAACTCCTGACCCCTGATGAGATCAAGCAAAGCCCGGACGAATTCTGCCATAGTGACTTTGAAGATGCCTCCCAAGGAAGCGACACGAGAATCTGCCCTCCTTCCTCAGTGCTCCCTACAGACCGCAAGTGGGGCTTCATTACTGTGGGCTACAGGGGGTCCTGCACcatgggcagagaggggcaggcagaTGCCAAGTTTCGTAGAGTTCCTCGGATTTTGGTTTGTGGAAGGATTTCTTTGGCAAAAGAAGTCTTTGGAGAAACTTTGAATGAGAGCAGAGACCCTGACCGAGCCCCAGAAAGATACACCTCCAGATTTTATCTCAAATTCAAGCATCTGGAAAGGGCTTTTGATATGTTGTCAGAGTGTGGATTCCACATGGTGGCCTGTAACTCCTCAGTGACAGCATCTTTTGTCAACCAATATACAGATGACAAGATCTGGTCAAGCTACACTGAGTATGTCTTCTACCGTAAGTACAAAgggttctttctatttttcatctGTATCAATTCTCTCTACAGATGTTTGTTGTTTGCACGTTCAGTCAGTGTCTAAGGAAtactctgggttttgtttgtctgtttttgtttttaaactcctGAGGTATAGCTAGAATACTAGAGGCTATAATTTGGGTCTCATGTCTATCTAAGCAATTCTCATCTGTTTTATCAATGACATCACAGAATATTCAGAGGCCTCAGAAATCACAAGATGCAAATGATACTGGTTTAGGTGATATGGGGAATGAAAGCAGACATGTATGTCTGTTTGCCAGATATCAAGTTGTGAGGATAAGATGATGGTTAGAACTTGGCTGTTGGTCCACAGGAGACTGGCAGACTCAGAGTGAATGTGGTGGTGCTGTCCATTCTTTTATCGGAACTTTGGGATCTGTAAAGCCAGTTGCTGGAGACTTGCTTTCCTTTAGGGGCTTTGAAAACACAAATGGATTTAATACCAAATGATGTGGTCTTGCTTAGATAGATGGCAGTATAGGCTGATAAAAAGACCCCCTATCTGCCCCACCAAGTCTGAAACTTGCTTTTATAGGCTTTACAAATCTATCTGATTCTTTAGCATTTTGTACTGAGACTTGAGTTGCACTGCAGACTTCATTGTACTGAACTTTGTCTAAGATCCGTCTAAAAGGAACTAGATCTTTGAGAATTGTCAATCACAAGCAAGTATCTCCAGACAGCTGAGATGATAGAATTACTGACATCAAAGGAAATGGGAGGGGGTAAAAGGAATGGAAGCAGTTGTTCTGAAGCATTTTAAATAAGCACTTAGAGGTCAGTCCATTTGCTTAAATGATGACATAAGGTACAGATTGCTTTGTTTTATGAAATGGCATTgttctaaataaactttaagccTTGATCTCTGGAGGGTGAACAGTAAATCAGTCTGTAAAGTTTAGTGCTTGATTTAACAGTTGATTTTTAACAAGGCCTGGGGGTTGGGTGAAGAGAATTCCATAAGAAATGTTTCcactttaaaattcagtttcctctTATTTTAAGGTAAATCCATAAATTTGGGGgattaaaatgtctatttcttttttaaacataaaagtatGACTGAATGTCCTGGACTGATTTTTGCCTACAGTTGTGTTTATTCATGTGGAGATGGTTCTGGGAACCCTGGTTAAAGAGGCTAGTGGCAAGCTGAGTTGTTCTGTGCTGGGTTATGGCACATTTGATTTTTAGAAGTGAGGACACACGGATTGTGTGGAAAGGACAGcctgtggagaaaaatgaaatcagctATCAGTTCAAAAACATATTGATGTGTAATAACAAGCATTATTTGGTCCAACAAACCTATCAATGGcctttatctataatctatatctTCCTCTATGATGGAGCTTAGTCACCAGATACCACCCCATGGGTGTTGAGATAAGACTCTAGCTTTTTAGCCTTCTATAAAGGAATCTGACATTATCCGTAATTCTATAGAACAAATATCTCTTCCTAACTTTTTGGAAAAATGCATCGTAGAAAGAGTTCAAATCTAGG
This window encodes:
- the KCTD16 gene encoding BTB/POZ domain-containing protein KCTD16; protein product: MALSGNCSRYYPREQGAAVPNSFPEVVELNVGGQVYFTRHSTLISIPHSFLWKMFSPKRDTANDLAKDSKGRFFIDRDGFLFRYILDYLRDRQVVLPDHFPERGRLKREAEYFQLPDLVKLLTPDEIKQSPDEFCHSDFEDASQGSDTRICPPSSVLPTDRKWGFITVGYRGSCTMGREGQADAKFRRVPRILVCGRISLAKEVFGETLNESRDPDRAPERYTSRFYLKFKHLERAFDMLSECGFHMVACNSSVTASFVNQYTDDKIWSSYTEYVFYREPSRWSSSHCHCCCKSTAGDKEGESGTSCNDLSTSSCDSQSEASSPQETVICGPVTRQTNIQTLDRPIKKGPVQLIQQSEMRRKSDLLRTLTSGSRESNMSSKKKAVKEKLSIEEELEKCIQDFLKIKIPDRFPERKHPWQSELLRKYHL